CCGGCGCAGCCGTCGCCGAGGGGGTCCTGCTCCGTCCCACCGCCCTCACCGCGGTCCGCTCCGTCGACACCGCCACGGGGCTCGTCACCGTCGAGGCGGGCCTGCCGCTCCACGCGTTCAACCGCGTCCTGGAGGAGCACGGCCTCGCGCTGGCCAACATGGGCGACATCCAGGAGCAGACCGTCGCGGGCGCGTTGCAGACCGCGACGCACGGAACCGGGCGCGACGCCGCCGGGCTCGCCTCCCAGGTCGCCGCCCTGGAACTCGTCCTCGCCGACGGCACCGCCGCCAGGTGCTCGCGCGAGGAGCGCCCCGACCTGTTCGCCGCGGCCCTCGCCGGGCTCGGCGCGCTCGGCGTCGTCACCGCCATCACCTGGCGGACCGTCCCGGCGTTCCTGCTGCGCGCGCAGGAGGCCCCCATGAAGTGGGACGAGGTGCTCGCGCGCGTGGACGAGTTCGACGCCGCCAACGAGCACTTCGAGTTCTACTGGTTCCCGCACACCGAGGGCTGCCTGACGAAGCGCAACAACCGGGTCGAGGGCCCTGGGGAGCCGCTGTCGAAGGTCAGGCACTGGCTGGACGACCAGTTCCTGTCGAACACGGTCTTCGGGGCCGTCAACAGGGTCACCCACCGGGCCCCTGCCGCGACGCCCTTCGTGAACGGCATCTCCGCCAAGGCCCTCGGGGCCCGCACCTACAGCGACACCTCGTACAAGGTCTTCACCAGCCGGCGCACGGTCCGCTTCAAGGAGCAGGAGTACGCGATCCCGCGCGAGGCGCTCGTCCCCGCGCTGGGCGAACTCCGCTCCCTGTTCGCCAAACGGGACTGGCGTATCAGCTTCCCCATCGAGGTCCGGCTGCTTCCCTCCGAGGACGCCTGGCTGTCGATGGCGCACGGCCGGAAGAGCGCGTTCATCGCCGTGCACGTCTACCATCGCGACCCGCACGAGGACTACTTCCGCGGCGTCGAGGACCTGCTGACCGGGTTCGACGGCCGTCCGCACTGGGGCAAGCTCCACACCCGCGACGCCGCGTACCTGGAGAAGGTGTACCCCCGGTTCGGCGACTTCCGCGCCCTGCGGGACGAACTCGACCCCGACCGCCGCTTCGCGAACCCCTACACGAGGCAGGTCTTCGGCGACTAGCCGCGCTCGGCTCCCCGGCGGCTGAAGGGGATCAGCCGCTCGGGGTCGCGCGCCCCTGCGGGTCGGAGCCGCCCTGGCCGCCGTCCTGCGGGGCTCCGGTGGTCGCGGGGGCCTCCGGGGTCGTCGGCGCCGTCGTCGGCGGCACGGTCGTGGGCTGCCGCGTCGGCCGCTCGGTCGGCTCCGACGACGGCTGCGGCGCCGTCGAGCCCGGTCCCCCGGTGGGCGCCTCGCCCGTCGGCGTGCCGCTCGGCGAGGAGCCGGGCTCCTCGGTGGTCCCTCCGGAGGGGTTCTGCGAAGGAGTGTCGGCCGGCTTCGCACGGCCGCCGCCGTCGAGGACCTTCGTCACGGTCAGGCCCTTGCCGCCCGCGCCGCCCACCGGCCGGCCGGTGCCGGCCTCGTAGATCGTGATCCCGCCGACGACGACCGCGAACACCGCCGCCGAGGAGACCACCAGCTTCACCCAGTGCGCCTTGGCCCACTCCGCCGTGCTCTGCCACGCCGAGCGGCGGACGACCTGGCGGACCGCGTCCTCACCGGCCTCCTCGGCGAACGCGGCGGCGACCGTCTGCGCCGGGTCCAGGCGCGTGGCGTTGGGGTCGCCGCCGGGATCGAACCGCGTGGCGTTCGGATCGCCGCCGCCGAACACGGGATCCAGCCGCGTCGCGCCGGGATCGCCGGGCCACGCCACGGTCCGGGTCGGGTCGGCGCTCCTGGCCTCGCCGGCCGCGCCCTCGGCCATCTCCCGCCGCCGGACCGCCGACTGCAGGTGCGTCAGCTCCTTGATCTGCTCGCGGCCCTGGTCGAGGTAGTGCTTGCCGACCGCCGACCCCGCCGTCGAGATCACGCTCATCAGCGCCGCGCCGATGATCGTCCCGTACACGCCCAGGAAGGACGCGCCGAGGGCGGCGACCGCCGTCGCCACCGCACTCGCGATCAGCTGCGTCGTGCTCACGTCCGGCAGCTTGCGCGGCATTGCCTGATTCACCCCTGTCTGTCGCCACGGACACCCCGAGATTGAACTGATCGGAAGGACGCGGGTGTTCCTGCCCACGACGTGACGCTCGCAACGTCGGGGCGGCGGGACGTTCGGGGCCCCGTCAGGAACGGTGTGGAAAAGGATGGACAAGAATCGAGCAGAGCGGCCCCCCGCCGGTCGCGGCACCGGCAAGCTTGGTCAGGTGCCCTCTTCGACCTCGTGAAGAGGGCTTCGAGAGCGGCGATGTTCGGACATGCCGGGTACGGTGCTGGCAGCAGGTGTGTCCGAAAGAAAGACTCGGGAACCCGGGGGAAGGGCACGCATGCGCCCTCGGTGGGCATCGGACGGCCGACCGGTGAGAGCACGGTCGCGCGGTCCGGCGTCCTCCGTGCCGTCTGGACAGGGCAGGAAGGACACGCATGCAGGAGCTGCGCCTCGTCGCGGTCAGCGAGGACGGTACGTACCTCGTCCTGGCCACCGCGGGCCGAGGCACCCGGTTCACCCTGCCCGTCGACGACCGGCTCCGCGCCGCGGTCCGTGGGCACTTCTCCCGCCTCGGCCAGTTCGAGATCGAAGTGGAGAGTCCCTTGCGCCCCAAGGAGATCCAGACCCGCATCAGGTCCGGGGAGACCGCGGAGGAGATCGCCGAGTCGGCGGGCATCCCGGTCGAACGGGTCCGCTGGTTCGAGGGTCCGGTCCTGCAGGAACGCGAATACATGGCCCAGCAGGCGCAGCGCGTCGCCGTCCGGCGCCCCGGCGAGTCGACCCCGGGCCCGCCGCTCGGCGAGACCGTCGAGGAGCGCCTCGGCCGCGGCGGCGTCGACCTGGAAGAGGTCGAGTGGGACTCCTGGAAGTGCGAGGACAACACCTGGCGCGTCCGGCTGTCCTTCTTCGAGGGCGGCCGCCCGCACGCCGCCGAGTGGACGTTCGACCCGCGCCGCCGGCACGTCTCCCCGCTGGACGAGGTCGCCGCCCGGCTCACCTCCGTCGAGTGGGACGACGACGACGCGCTCTCCGACACCGTCACGCCGCTCGTGCCGCGCCGCCCCGCGATGAAGGTCGTCTCCAGCGACCGCGACGCCCTGCCCGGCCGCGGCCTGCCCGCGCGCGGCCTGCCCGCGGAGCCCGAGCAGCCGGCACCCGAGCCGCTGCGCGCCGCCGAGCCCCGCGCCTACATCGTCGAGCGCGGCCGCATGGTCGACCCGCGGCCCGCCTTCCGCGAGGCGAACGAGCCGCCGTCCCTGCGGGAGGCCGCGGCCCCCCGTCCGGCCGCGCACGCCCCTGAGCCGCCCCCTCCGGCCCCGCCGTCCGAGGAGGCGGCTCCGGAGGCGCCCTCCACCGAAACCCTCGCCGACGAGGACGCCACGGCCGTCCAGAGCGAGGAGGCGCAGAGCGCCGCAGCCGGGCCCGCGTCCGCGGAGCCGGCCGAGTCCCCCGCCGCGGGCGGCGAGGACGCCGTCGAACTCGCGGGCGAGACCGCCGGACCCGGCGGGACGGCCGTCGAGGACGCCGACGACGTCGCCGCCGAGGCCGTCGCCGAGGAAGCACGCCCCGCCGAGGCCGCCGAGGAGCCGGAGGACGCGCCCCCGGCCCCCGAGGAGGTCGAAGCACTCGGAGCGGACGTCTCCGGAGAGGTCCCGGAAGAGGAGCACGCGTCCGGCGAACCGGCCGAGCCCGCCCTGAGCGGGCAGGCGGGCGACGACCGCGAGCCGGACGAGGCGCACGCGGCGGAGGACGCGCCCGAAGCCGTCAGCGCGGCGCCGGAGGCCGTGGCGGCTCCCGAACCGGTCCGGGCCGACCCCGCGACGGAGCCGGAGGAACCGGCCGCGGCCGCCGGGACGCCGCCCGCCGCCGTCCGGCCGCCGGTCGAGGACGACGCGCCGCGCGCCCCCGAGGACGAGCGGGAGGCCGCACCCGTCCGCAGGGCCGCTCCGGCCCGCGAGCCCGCCGCGGAGAGCAAGCCCGTGGCCCCGCCGCGGCAGCCGGCGCGCCCGCCCGCCAAGAAGAAGCCGGCGGCCCGGCCGACCATGCCCCCCGCCGCTCAGGACAAGCCGGCCACCGGATCACCGGCCGCCGCGGCGGCGGCCGGCGAGCCCGCGGGCTCGCCGCGTCCGGCCCGGCGCCGCAAGGCCAAGGGCAAGCGCGCCTCCGTCCCGTCCTGGGACGAGATCATGTTCGGTGCCCGCCGGCCCGAATAGGCTCGGCGCCCGCACCGGGCGGCCCGTCCAGGAACGGGGTCAGCCACGCCGGGGTGATGGCGGCGGCGAGGGCCACGGCGTCCGCCTCGGACATGTCCGCCGCCGAGCAGCCCCCGTCGCCCGCGCCCACGGCCGCGAAGAGGGTGGCGAGGCCCAGCCTGCGCTGGAAGAGCGTCTGGCGGACCCGCCAGCCGATGACGGCCGAGTGCTCGACGACGACCTGGCGGCGGCTCAGGGAGCCGGACCGGACGGTGAGGCGCTCCCCGTCGGTGGCGTGGCCCAGCTGCCGGTAGCGGTCGAGCCCCAGCGGCACCGCGAGGACGGCGGCCACGGCGCACGCGCTCGCGACCCAGGGCTGCCCGGCGAGGACCGCCAGGACGGCGACGCCGGCCGGGGGCGCCACCGCGCGGACGACGCGGCGGCTCCGCGCGGCCGGCGGGTGCGCGGTCAGCGGCCCGGGGACGTTCCCGACGACGCGCGCGGCGAGGGCCTCCGCGGCCGCCCGCGGCGCGGCGGGCAGCAGCCGCCCCCGCTGGGCGGCGTCCCCCAGCCCGGTGACGAGGGCGCCGAGGCGCGTCACGCCCGCCGCCCGCTCGAAGGGGTTGTCGGCGAGCTCGACGCCCCGCAGCCGGCGGCGTTCGAGGGAGACGCTGCGGCGGGTGACGAGCCCGCGCTCGGCGACGAGGGACCCGTCCCGCTCGTGGACGGTGAAGTCCCAGTTGAAGAGGGTGAAGGCGATCACCGACATGACGGGCATGGCGACCAGCGTGAGGATGGCCAGCGCCACGACCAGGGCGGTGGGCAGCCCCACCACGTCGTGCCCGAGGGTCGCCACGCGCTCACGCGTGATCAGACCGAGGTCGTCGCCGAGGTTGTAGACGGTGCCGAGGAGGCTGCCCGCCAGCGCGAACGGCGTCAGCAGGTAGGCGCCGCTCAGCGGGGCGTACAGGTACCAGCGGCGCCGCATGCGGCCGAGGGTGCGGCGCGGCGGGACCGGGGCGTCCCGGGCGAGCAGGACGCCGCGCAGCCGTTCGGCCTCGCCGCGGGAGACCGCGTTCAGCTCCCCCTCGCCGCCGTCCGCCCCGGCGTCGATGTGCACGACCGCGAGCCTGAGCAGCCGGTGCGGGAGGGACGCGCTGATGTCCACGCCCCGGATCCGGTCGCGCGGGATGCTCTTGACCGACCGGCCGACGAGCGCGCGCCGGAACTCGATGCGGTCCTCGTGCAGGACGTAGGTGAACGTCGCCCAGTTCGCGACGTGGTAGACGAACCCGAAGGCCAGCCCCACGAGCGTGAAGTAGAACGCGGTGGACAGCCCGCCCACGAGCAGGCCCGTCGCGCCGGCGGCGAGGAGCGCGAGGAGCTCGCGGACGGCGCCGACCACGAAGGTGAGCGGATGCAGGCGTGCGGTCACGTGGCGTCGTCGCGGAGGTCGTGCGCGCGGTGCGCGAGGTCTTCGGCGAGACGCGTCGCCACGTCCACGGGCAGGCCCGCGACCTCCGAGGAGCCGGTGTGGGACGCGGTGTTCACCTCGATGGTGGCGAGGCCGAGCATCCGTTCGATCAGCCCCTGCTTGCTGTCGACGGTCTGGATGCGCCCGACGGGCACCAGCAGCCATTCGCGGCTGAACCAGCCCGTCCGCGTGTAGACGACGTCGGAGCTGACCTCCCAGCGGTGGACGCGGTACCGCCACACGGGCGCGACCGCGACCATGAGCAGGCCCGCGGCGCCGACAATGTAGGGGAGCCAGCCGATCCGGCCGGTCAGCCAGGCGGGCGGCGCGTCCCAGCCCGCGTCGCCGACCCAGGCGGCCACGCCGAGGGCGAGGCCGAACCCCAGACCCCACACCAGCAGGTACTCGATGGCCCAGTGCGCGATCGCGCGGGGCGACACCCGGTGTTCGGGCGGCCGCAGACTCGGCGGGTGCGGCCCGCCGCCGTCCCTCCGGCGACCACGCCGCACCGACGTCACAACGCGAGTCTAGAGCGCCGGGGGCGCCCTCCCGCCGCTTCGGGCGGCCGGAACCGCCGGGGAACCGGCGGCACGATCGCGGCCGCGGCGTCGTTTCTGTCCTTGGTGCGTGCGAGATTTCCAGCGGCGCGTGCGAGATTGTCGGTGGCGCATGCGAGGTTGTGGCGTGGTTCACGCCGCCGGGGCGCAGTGCCCGGGGCGGCGGCAGAAATTTTGGATGCACTTGAACCGGACTCCGCCTATTTTGGCTGGGCCCCTGGCCGGGGGCGCGGGCGTCCGGCAACCGAGTCCTAGGAGATCCCATGACCTACGCGATCCAGGCTGACGGCCTGGAGAAGCGGTTCGGTGAGACCCGGGCGCTTGACGGCGTCTCCCTCACCGCCGAGGCCGGCACCGTTCTCGGCGTGCTGGGGCCCAACGGCGCCGGCAAGACGACCATGACCCGCATCCTCGCCACGCTGATCGAGCCGACGGGCGGCACCGCCCGGGTCGGCGGGTTCGACGTGGTGAAGGAGGCGCACAAGGTGCGGCAGCTGATCGGGCTCACCGGCCAGTACGCCGGGGTCGACGAGATGCTGACCGGCACCGAGAACCTCGTCCTGATCGGGCGGCTCCTCGGCGTGCCGCGCCGGGAGTCCAAGGCGCGCGCCGCCGAGCTGCTGGAGCGCTTCCAGCTGACCGAGGCCGCCGAGCGCGCCGCCAAGACCTACTCGGGCGGGATGCGCCGCCGCCTCGACCTGGCCGCCAGCCTCGTCGGGCGCCCGCAGATCCTGTTCCTGGACGAGCCGACCACGGGCCTCGACCCGCGCAGCCGGAACGGCCTCTGGGACATCGTCCGCGGCCTGACCGACGACGGCGTCACCGTGCTGCTCACCACGCAGTACCTGGAGGAGGCCGACCAGCTCGCCGACGACATCATCGTCATCGACCGCGGCCAGGCCATCGCGCACGGCACGTCCGACATGCTGAAGGCCCAGGTCGGCGGTCAGGTGCTGGAGGTCAGGCCGGTCGACGCGGCGGACGTGGCGGCGGTGGAGCGCATCGTCGGCGAGCTCGCCGAGGCCGTCCCGGAGGTCCGCGACGACCTGGTCAGCGCGCCGATCACCGACCCGCAGCTGATGCCGGCCGTGGTCCGCCGCCTCGACGAGGCGGGCGTCGCCGTCGGCGAGCTGTCGCTGCGCAAGTCCAGCTTGGACGAGGTGTTCTTCGCCCTCACCGGCCACCACACCGACGACATCGACGCCGAGGCCGGAGAGCTGGAGAAGCAGGCCGACAAGGAAGGTGCCTCCGCATGACCACCGCGACGCTCGCTCCGCAGGAGCTGTCCAAGCGGGTCGCGCCCGCCACGGCCCTGCGCAACACGGTCACGCTGGCCTGGCGCAACCTGGTCCAGATCAAGCACAACCCGATGGAGCTGCTCGACCTGTCGATCCAGCCCATCATGTTCGTGCTGCTGTTCGCCTACGTGTTCGGCCCGCCGATGAAGGGCAGCGTCGAGGCGTACCTGCCGATCGTGATCCCCGGCATCATCGCCCAGAACGCCCTGTTCGCCGGGATGAGCACCGGGTTCGGGCTGAACACCGACATCACCAAGGGGGTGTTCGACCGGTTCCGCAGCCTGCCGATCGCGCGCAGCGCCCCGCTGGCCGGGCGGATCATCGCCGACACCGTCAAGCAGGCCTGGTCGATGACGATCCTGCTGCTGGTCGGGTTCGCGATCGGCTTCCGGGTGGAGACGAACGCGCTGGCGGTGCTCGGCGCCTTCCTGCTCCTGCTGGCCTTCGCGATCCTGTTCTCCTGGACGTCGGTCTTCATCGCGATGAAGGTCAGCGAGCCGGAGAAGGTGCAGATCTTCGGCTTCGTGGTCATCTTCCCGCTGAGCTTCCTCAGCACGGCGTTCATCCCGTCCACGAAGGGCATCCCCGGCTGGCTGGCGTACATCATGGACAACAGCCCCGTCACGCAGCTGGTGGAGGCCATGCGCGGTCTCCTCGTCGGCGGCCCCGTCCTGGAGCATGCCTGGATCGCGCTGGCATGGGGCGCCGGCATCTCGCTGATCTTCGCGCCCCTGTCGCTCCGCGCGTTCAAGCAGCGCGCCTGACCCGCGGCCGGAAGGCGCCGGGAACGGGAACGCCCCGGCGGTCGGGTGACCGCCGGGGCGTATCGCGCGGAACGGGTCAGGCCGCGTTCTGGTCGGCCTTGGCCTTCGCCTTCGCGTCGTCGAGGGCCGCGAGCTCGAAGTCGGCGCGCGGCTGCTCGATGGTCGCGAGGGAGACGGTCTCGCGCTTGAGGAACAGCGCGAGCGTCCAGTCCGCGATGACGCGGATCTTGCGGTTGAAGGTCGGGACCATCGCGCCGTGGTAGCTGCGGTGGAAGAACCACGCGGGCCAGCCCTTGAGCTTGATGCCGAGGGGGTTGGCCACGCCCTTGTGCAGGCCGAGCCCCGCGACGGCGCCGAGGTTGCCGTGCACGTAGGGCTTGAGCGTCTTGCCGCGCATCGACCGCACGATGTTGTCGCCGAGCAGCTTGGCCTGGCGGACGGCGTGCTGGGCGTTCGGCGGGCAGAACATGCCGTCCTCGGTGAGGTCCGGGATCGCGGCGTTGTCGCCCGCGGTGAACGCGCGGACGAGGCCCTCGATGGTGAGGTACTCGGTGCCCTTCACGCGGCCGCGCTCGTCCACCGGCAGGTCGCCGTTGCGCACGACCGGCGACGGCTTGACTCCCGCGTTCCACACGAGGGTGCCGGCCGGGAAGCTGCTGCCGTCCGACAGCTCGATCTGGCCGTCCACCGCCGACTGCAGGAAGGTCTTCATCTTCACCGCGATGCCGCGGCCCCGCAGCTGCTCGGCGGTCCACTTGCCCATGTCGGGGCCGACCTCCGGCAGGATGCGGTCGGCCGCCTCCACCAGGACGAACCGCAGGTCCTGCGGGGTGACCTTGCGCATGTACTTGGTGGCGTCGCGGGTCATGTCCTCGAGCTCGGCGACCGCCTCGACGCCGGCGAACCCGCCGCCGACGAACACGAAGGTGAGCGCCTTGCGGCGCAGCTCCACGTCGTCGGTCGACTCGGCGATCTCCAGCTGCTCCAGGACGTGGTTGCGCAGGTGGATGGCCTCGCCGACGGTCTTGAGGCTGATGCCGTTCTCGGCCAGCCCGGGGATCGGCAGCAGCCGCGGCACCGCGCCGGCCGCCATGACCAGGTAGTCGTAGGTGATCCGCTCCGGCGGCCCGGCCAGCGGCTGGACGATCGCCCATCGCTCGTCGTGGTTCAGCTCCGTCACACGCGCCTTGAGGACCGTGCACTTCGGCAGCACCCGGCGCAGCGGGACGACGACGTGCCGCGGGGAGATGTTCCCGGCGGCGGCCTCGGGCAGGAACGGCTGGTACGTCATGTACGAGTTGGGGTCGACGACGGTGACCCTGACCTCGCCCCTCCTCAGCTCCCGCTTCAGCTTCTTCTGCAGGCGAAGAGCGGTGTACATGCCCACATAGCCGCCACCCACGATGAGGATGTGGGGAGCGCCGGGGGTCCCCTGGGCGGTCCTGGCCATTGCGGCCCTCCAATGTCACGGTCGGCTTGTGAAGACATTCACAAACTAGCGGATGGAACGTGCCGTTCACCAATCGGGAACCACGAAAGAACCGCCGAACTTCCCGTTACGGCAAAGGATCGGGCGGATACGGGTGTGAAACCCGCCACTCCTTACCCAAAAGCGGGGTGTAGCGCAGCATTGCACGCATGACGAACGTCACAGGACATCGCCCCGGACGGCGTCCTCCGGAGGCGGGGCGAACGGCCCGTCCCACCCCTGGAAAACCCCTAAGGTTGGGGCGGACGAGGAAGGGGGCGCCGGCGGCGGGACGCACGCGGCCGACAAGCGGGGGCCGAGATGACGGCGATCCGGCGGCGCGCGGCGTACGATCTCGCCCGGGAGCGTATCGATGATGAGCAGAGACCGGCGGCCGGTCATGGCCGCGGCGGGCGCGCTCGCGCTCGCCGGGGCGCTGAGCGGCTGCGGGCTGATCGGCCAGCCCCAGAACAAGAGCGCGGAACTGTCGGAGTGGTTCACGGTGACCAGCCCGGTCTTCCGCGATGGGCGCGAGTTGCCCCCGAGATACGGCTGCACGACGTACCCTGGCGGGCAGGGCAAGACCCCGCCGCTCCGGTGGTCGGGCACGCCGGCCGGCACCCGGTCGTTCGCGATCGTGATGGACGACCCGGACGCCTCCGGCGGCGCCAAGGTCCACTGGGTGATCGCGGGCATCGACGGAACCGTGAACGAGCTGGTCGAAGGCGCCCGGCTGGACGGGACCGTCGAGGGCTTGACCTCAGGCAAGAAGGCGGGTTACGCGCCCCCGTGCCCGCCCAAGGGAGAGAAGCATCGGTACCGGTTCTCCATCTACGCGCTGGACGACCCGGCACCGTTCCAGAACGGCGCGGCCTTGAAGGACTCGCTCCCCGCGATCGCCAAGCACACGGTGGGCCGCGGGCGGATCAGCGGGAACTTCGGCGGCGAGCAGGCGCGTTGACCGTGGAGCCTGCGAGCACCGGGTCAGGGCGGGCCCCCGCCGGGGCCGAAGCTGTCAGGGGTGTGCCGGTCGGCGGAGTTGGCCGATCAGCACGCGCCGTGTGAGGGTAAATGTGCGCGAAGGGTGTGACAACGGTCATAGCGGTCGGAGAGAATCGGGCTAAGCCAAGGCGGCGGAAACCCGTGACTATCCGGACGCTGGCGACAATCGGGACGGACCCGCGGTCCGCGCTGGCGACTCTCGCCGGGCCAAGGCATTGGGTGGTGGCATGACTTCTTACATCGTGGTCTTCGGCCTCATTGTGGTCGTCGTCCTCGTGGTCGTCCTCGTGGCCCTCGGCCTGCGGGCCAGCAGGGCGGGGGGCGATGACGACGACGACTGGATGGACGACGAGCCGCAGAAGCAGCCGCGCGGCCGCCGAGGGATCCCCCCGCCACAGGAGCAGCCGGGCGGCCCGGACGAGTACGGCCCCGGATACGACGAGGGCTACGACGGCGGCTACGACCGCGCCCCCGAGCCCGCCTCCGACCGCCGCGTCGCCGGGGGCGGCGCCGGCGGCGGCGGCCCGCTCGCCGCTCCCACCTCCGCCCCCGGGCCGTCCGCCCCGCCGCCCCCGCCTCCGGGCCACGCGTCGGACGAGATGGAGGACGACGACTACTGGGCGACGATCACCTTCGACAAGCCCAAGTTCCCCTGGCAGCAGAACGAGGGCGGCCCGCGGCCCGAGAGCGACCCGGCCGCCGACCCGCTGAACGCGCCGGCCGCCCCGCCCGAGCAGCCGGCCATCGAGCCGCCCGGTCTCACCCAGCCCGTCTCCCTGGGCCCCGACGGCACCGTCCTCAACGGCCTCGGCGCCGGGACCGGCCCGCAGCAGACGCCGCCGCCTCCCGGCCCGGGCGGGTTCCAGGGCGGCTCCCCGTTCCCCGGCAACGACCCGAGCGCGACGTCGCTCGACCCCATCCCGACCGACCTGGCCGGACCGGGCGCCCACGGCCCCGGCCCGCAGAGCCCCTTCGGCGGCCCCGGCCTGCCCGACCAGCCGGTGTACGGCGGCCAGGAGCCCCAGCCCGCGTACGGCGCGGCCGACTACGGCTCCGGCGACCCGTCCTACGGCGGCCAGGACCAGTACGGGAACCAGGACCAGTACGGAAGCCAGGATCAGTACGGCGGGGACCAGCCCCAGTACGGCGGAGACCAGCCGCAGTACGGCGTTCCCGAGCAGCCCCAGTACGGCTCACCGGAGCCGTCCTACGGCGACTACAGCTCCGACCCGCTCGGCGGCGGCCGTCCGGCCGCGGGGCCGCCGCCCGCAGGCCGCCAGGACTACGACATGCCGCTCGGCTCGTCCGGTCCCGGCGGGGCCCTCGGCAGCGACCCGCTCGGGCTGCCCCTCGGCCGTCCCGAAGAGCCACCGGCTCCACCGGCTCCGGCCGCTCCGGCCGCTCCGCCTCCTTCCCCCGCCCCGGCCGCGCACGGCGGCGGCTCCGACACCGACGGCCACAAGCTTCCGACGGTGGACGAGCTGCTCCAGCGCATCCAGTCCGACCGGCAGCGGACGGGCCCGCCCTCGCCGTCCGACACGGGCGGCTCCTACGGCGGCTCCCTGAACGACCCGCTGGGCGACCCCCTCGGCACCGGCTCCTACGGGACGACCCCGTCCGGCCCGCCGAGCACCGGCAACACCGGCCCGTGGCCGTCCGGCGGGCAGCAGGGCGGCGGCTACGACACGGGCACCGGCCCCGGCCAGGGCTACGACTCCGGGATCGGCGGGCCACCCGGGTACGGGCAGGGCCAGCAGAACGACGGCTACCCGACCGCTCCCGCCTACGGCGACTCGCAGCGCTACGACGACCCGCTCGGCGGGTTCGGCGGCGGGAGCGGCGAGGGCGGCCCCGGGGGCCCCGGCGGCGCCGGAGGCTACGGCGACTTCAGCGGCAGCAGCTACAACGGCGGCGACCCGCTGGCCGCGCCCCACGACCAGGGCACCGGCGGCTACTCCGACCCGAACGCCACACAGGCGTACGGGTCCGGCTACTACGGTGGCGCGCCGCAGCAACAGCAGAGCGGCGGCTACCCGCAGGGCGGCCAGCAGGACGACAACCCCCCGTACGGCTCCCAGCAGCCCACCGACGACTGGGAGAACTACCGCCGCTGACCAGCGCACAGTCGATCGAGGGCCGCCGGATTCGTCCGGCGGCC
The sequence above is a segment of the Actinomadura coerulea genome. Coding sequences within it:
- a CDS encoding NAD(P)/FAD-dependent oxidoreductase, giving the protein MARTAQGTPGAPHILIVGGGYVGMYTALRLQKKLKRELRRGEVRVTVVDPNSYMTYQPFLPEAAAGNISPRHVVVPLRRVLPKCTVLKARVTELNHDERWAIVQPLAGPPERITYDYLVMAAGAVPRLLPIPGLAENGISLKTVGEAIHLRNHVLEQLEIAESTDDVELRRKALTFVFVGGGFAGVEAVAELEDMTRDATKYMRKVTPQDLRFVLVEAADRILPEVGPDMGKWTAEQLRGRGIAVKMKTFLQSAVDGQIELSDGSSFPAGTLVWNAGVKPSPVVRNGDLPVDERGRVKGTEYLTIEGLVRAFTAGDNAAIPDLTEDGMFCPPNAQHAVRQAKLLGDNIVRSMRGKTLKPYVHGNLGAVAGLGLHKGVANPLGIKLKGWPAWFFHRSYHGAMVPTFNRKIRVIADWTLALFLKRETVSLATIEQPRADFELAALDDAKAKAKADQNAA
- a CDS encoding YbhB/YbcL family Raf kinase inhibitor-like protein — its product is MMSRDRRPVMAAAGALALAGALSGCGLIGQPQNKSAELSEWFTVTSPVFRDGRELPPRYGCTTYPGGQGKTPPLRWSGTPAGTRSFAIVMDDPDASGGAKVHWVIAGIDGTVNELVEGARLDGTVEGLTSGKKAGYAPPCPPKGEKHRYRFSIYALDDPAPFQNGAALKDSLPAIAKHTVGRGRISGNFGGEQAR